Genomic window (Drosophila willistoni isolate 14030-0811.24 chromosome 2L unlocalized genomic scaffold, UCI_dwil_1.1 Seg196, whole genome shotgun sequence):
TTATAAATCTCAATCAATACAGATTGAAAACGTGAAATTAAACATCTAAATGTCTACTTCATACATTATATCAAAGGTTTTGTTGCAGttaaactttaattaaaaGGAGTTAAAGGATTTTAGTTGATATGGAACTGATATAAGAGAAAGTTCTGGGTTTTGAGCCGGGTTTTGTTTCGGCCCTTTAAAGGATAAGACGGCTTGGCCAACTTTTTTGCATCTTTTTTgtcaaaagaaagaaataaattgaGTCACCTGGAATAATAAGTAAAAAATGAAGGAAAAGCTACAAAAACTTCAGAATTAGAAATAATTTGCCACCAGACGCTTAAAATGGTCCTcggtttttctctttttacttgtggatgtttttttgttttagcatAATATATTGATATATGATATGATATGCTCTAGAACTCCCTTTTTAAGCCTAGCCTGGAACTTATTTTAAACATAGGAATAACTTCCTAAAGCAACTCTTTGCCATCACATTGGAGCAATAAAATTGCcataatataccattttactttaaatttgaagCTAATTGAGAATTTTTAGATTCTCCTGTTGATACAAAGCCCATATAACAATTTGTATGCAATTAAAGCCACATAATTTGAACTGAAGTTTGGCAAGGGGGTTTTTGGCCAGTGGCCCTGAAATTGTTGCTGGAAGGTGTTGGGAGGGACGGAGGGACGGAGGATCGCCGATGGCGGCGGCTGTCGGCGGCGGCTACTGCTAAAAACTGCAATGTCATTGTTGCGAGACAGCGGGCGGCGGTTTGAAACAAAAAGCATGTGGCTAGTAATTCATTACCCAGACTCTATCCTCTGTTCCACTCCTACACTGCCTACAATTGCACATGGCTGCTGGTATTGCAGCTGCTGCGGCCAATGCCATTTAATGTGCAAACAAAAGGCGTTggacaataataaaaaaaaaaaaagaagagccCTGAAAAAAGAACCAcagaaaagcaacaaaaaaacgagTACAATGTTATGAAGTATTTGTAAAGTGCAGACGGCGCACAAAGGCTGACAGAGATAAAAAAGGATCTGCAAAAACTGCCGCTCTATGCTAAAAGTTAAAATAACGAACGATAATTAATGGAATGACAACATAAAGCAGGCAACAATTTCAACCAGGACTCAGTGTCCAGACCGAGCTCAGACACACATTTGGGTAGTtcctgtttgtatgtgtgtgtgtgtttattgaACCTGCGGCAAAAAGAGAAATGCAAACGCAGGAAGGACATCAACTGTGTGGGcgagaggaaaaaaaagatgaagCGGAAGCCAAAGTCGTCACCAAATGCCATGTGAATTGGTTGCTCGGACAAGAGGGACAAGCAGGAAATGCATTGTTTCACGCGCAATTTCATTTTTCGAATTTATTAAGCCAACTTCAGCAGGGTGAAAGAATAAAGTAGTGAACACCTCACAGAGAGGGCGCAAGCGATAAGAGTGAGTAAGCAATAGATAAAGGGAaggaaagagagatagagtcTGAGAAGTGCACTTCAGGCCCTGTAATTAATGTAAAAGTAGTCaaagtaattaattaaaaactacTCTAAAATGTTTATGATTGGGTTATAGTAATTCCCCATCATTTCCGCAGAGAACGGAACTGTCTGATTAAACTGTAATTAAAGAATGTTATTTTAGTTAGTTATTTTTGATTAGTTAAATCATAAAACTGCCTTGGACAGATTAAGAAGTGGGCCGCTTATCTTTTGCACTCACTTAGATTGGCTTGCAAAAATTAATGATTCACTTACCGTTAGCCTCTTCAGATTACAAGTATGTGTAgcttcatttgttttttagctgatgattttttgatttttatggcGATGACGAGGGCTGTGAGTATTGGGTTTCAAAAGTTCTTTAAAATGCTTTGCCTTCAAAAGGAAACTGACAATCTATCTATACAGATCCGTTCTCCTATATCACTTTATATTTAAAAGGAAATAAGATAAATTTCCAAATCATTTTAGAACAGGACTGACAAACATGAAATAGAAAGAGAATCAAGTTAACAAGTTGCAAACgttaacaaatttaaaaaactcaAACCAAAAAGAATTTCTTCAGTATTTAGACCAGAATAAAAGTACATTAACACTGTTTTTCTTattaaactgttttagaaTTGTTGAATATTAACTACTAATTACTAATTACATAATTATTATTGAGATACTTAACCCAGTTACTTACCCTTTCTTTAAACTAGCTATGGTTCGAGTGGATTATTTGTGGTTTAATACTTTGTCCCATATCTATCTGATCTATCTGATTAAAGCCAGGCCCGGTGGGCCCTCAAGGTAGGGGGCcccttttgatgaaatttcatgTAGTAGAGTAGCAGTTTTTAGTCACTACGGCCCATCGTACGAGGTTCCCACTAAGAATCATTTTTGTACCATAATAAATCGATGGGCGCTGGGGCCACTGTCGTTCACAGGCTCTTTAAGACTGGAAAAGACTGGGGCCCTTTAAAACGAATGAAGTATAGAAAAATTTTCTTGAAAAACCGAAGTTGAATGACCAGTTAGCCACTAGGGGCCCTTTAAACGAGGTTCTCAGTACGAATCATTTTTTAAACGTAATAAACTGATGGACACTGGGGCCCCTGAAATTCAGAAGCCGTGTAAGCTACTGGAACTTTAGacattgttttcaaaattttagaaaCTTTCTTGCTTATGGCagttcgaaaaaaaaacttcaatcaaattgaaaatgaacgCATTATTAAAGCCTTATACTTACAGAGCAATTTACTTCAAAAACTTTTGACTGTTtgatgatttaaaatctagtAAAATTACGCCTTACGTAGAAGTGCATTGTTGAAAAAAgataggcaaataaaattgtttgtttgtttgtaagaagtcgtttttgttttattcacataAGCGATCATACTTGATGTAAAACCTAAAAATGTGTACCTTTCATTTTCCTCGACATAATTTTTCAAGCATGTAGTATGGGGGCCCTTCAACTTCAATGCCCGATGGGCCCTCAGGGTCCCAGTCCGGGCCTGGTTAAAGCATACACTAACTAAAAATTATCAAACtattattaaaatcaaatataaacaataacTCTACAGATTTTAAAGGAATTTGCTCAGCccaaaatttattgaatttataaATCTGTTAGATAGATTtttatatcaaatttaagcCAAGAATTTAAGTGAACTGTGTTGATGCTTTCCATCACATAGCTCAGTCAACATTCtctggaaatggaaatgattgTTGCATTCCAAAATCTTTTTCTATTCAAGTAAATTTGCAATTCCAAAGAGCAGGAAATCGTTTTGCTTTTAAATGTAGCaattcacttttgtttttaaactgaaatgaaaatatgtaCTAAGTacttagtatgtatatatatgagcaTTTCcaccagatatatatattttcctcTCGTAATTTATTCAAAGACTCGGCTTacacaccaaaaacaaaaaattgcagaAGGGAAAATGAGAAATGAGTTAAAGCCTTTAGCATTTATCAAGCCAAATGCCGAAAATGAAATTGGGAAAAGCAAGgaaagcaaagaaaagaaaagaaaagtggAGAAGAAAAACGGAAATGTGACACGATGGACTTGAATGTGCCGTGTTGGCAAGCGTTTCCGgttgccacaaaaattaatttcattaatgCATAGACCAAACTCAGGGACAAGTAAGTGGAGAAGCAATTACGTCGCAATATAAAAATTGATTCACTTCATTCACTACTCTCCATTTCATTTCCTCTATcattctcctcctcctcctcctcactTGGCACTCATTAAGTCAACTTTAATCCGTAAGCCAAATAAATGTTATGTAATTAATTTCTATTCgaattgtttttttagttttgccAACTCGGTGAGGAATGCATCTCTGGTAGCTCGTCTAGCTGACAATTTATCGAGTGGTACAATTTTTTCACACTGCTGGGCTATATCATCCAGAGTTTCCTCCTCCTTCAGAGTATTGGGTGTTGGTCCATATGTGGCACTAACTGCTGAAATTTCACCGCCGAAACGTTGAAAATAATCCTTTACACCGCCAGGAGCATTCAGATGGGCCGTCTCCAGGGATCCCAATAGGGCATAACGTAGTCCCAGGCCTTGGCTCAAAACCGTGTCCACATCGTTCACTGTCATTATGCCAGAGCCCACCAAACGCCAAACTTCGTTCAGTATGGCATATTGTATGCGATTCGTGGCAAATCCTTGAATCTCTCGCTTAAGTTTCACCGGACGTTGGCCTATGGAAACCATCAGGTCATATGTACGTTCCACTGCCTCAGCAGATGTCCAAGGAGCTGGCACTATTTCCACTAGGGGAATGAAATATGGTGGATTCAAGGGATGAGCCACTAACATCTGAAAGAATAATAGATAAACTTAAAATCTCATAGAACTAAACTTTATTATTCTCAACTTACCTGCTGCTTTTTACTGAGGTCCTTGCTATACAACGAAGGCATAAAAGTGCTTGTAGAACTGGCCACAATGGTGCCGCATTCAAGAATCTCATCCAATTTGCCATAGAGCTCTTGCTTCAATTCCAATTTCTCGGGTATGCATTCCTGTATGTGGACAGCATTCTGGACCAATTCCTCCAACTTGCTGGTGACACTAATCAATTCAAATTGCTCTTTGGCCTTCAATTGGCCGCGCAGCGACCCCTTTTGCTCCAACTGATGCAGCTCTTTGTTCAGCTCCTGGAGAGCAGTTTCAATTTGAATATCGAGAATATCATAGAGCTGGACACGATATCCGGCCGAGGTGAATAGCATGGCCCAGGCACGGCCAATCAGGCCACTGCCCACGATGCCAATCTTCTGGTGGCTCATTTTGTACTGACACCGACTCCAGTTGATTCAATGGCAAAAAATGTCTGAAATGTCTTCCAAAGATTTATCGCTGTCAGTTCTCAAGTTCATGCccaatgtatataaataattattacaaTTAAACTAGCATTATTATTGATAATGACTTGTTTGCTTGTTGTATACATACAGATAAGCCGCGCCAGAGGGAAACATTCATGATTATGAATATGAGGCATTTGACAGAAGCGTAGTCAAGCGCGGAGGGAGGCGGGGAGGGGATAACTTTATCTCTCTCAAACAATTTCTGAGTTGCAAGCTTAAATTCAATTCCCTTATTTATAGTTttctttataaatattaagCATAATTCGATTATTCATTACTGTGATTCCTGATTTCGTTAAGAggatatataaaaataagaatgtatgtatgtagagcCTTCCTTTCGCTTTCCTTGTTATGGCTAGGGCGTgagacgtttttttttttttttggtggtggTGTGGGCGTGTCATACATGTAATACTTTTATGCATATTTTTCTGACATTGTAAGTGGCTGTGGCTGCCAGGCTATAAATTATTGAATAAGCACTGCCACAACAACGAAATATGTACAAACAGCAGACAGAGGACAACAGGACATCAGACAgggacagagacagagacagagcggCTAGAGTAGGTGGGCCAGCAAGAGAGTTCGAGAGTTCGCCTCGTTTTCATATGTGAACCACATTAATCATACGCCCCgtttgcattttcatttacGCCACTGACATATGTATGAAAGcaaaagaaatacaaccaaccaaacgaacaacaacaacaaaaaatatgaaaaccaacaacacacacccacacacacaacagGCAACCGGAACAAGAGCAATAACAGACGATACTGTTAGGCATCAGTAGCAGTAGCACCACTGCCAATTGCCCCACCCCACaaccaccagcaacagcaacagcatcaggCAAGTAGTAGCAGCAGGTTAAATCATTCATAAAATGCTATCTACACTATATAGAATACAACAAAAACGGAAAAAGTCTCATGGTTTAAGTAAGAGCAACGACTTGTCGATACCCATTAACAATTACAATGTGTAAGTGTGAGAATTTTAATTGACAATTGTCCTAACTCGAAGCATTTCTTTCGTTTCTATAAGTGCCACTACTAAATCCGCTTAAAGGGAAACTTTCTGCCAACATAAACAGAGATGATCTGGCAGATCGcttgttcaaaatatttgctctcagttttctttctttccaaTTAAGCTTATTTGTTAAAGttctattttaaataaatttaaacatttttaaagtGAAATCCATCGCGTTTCGATCACATTTATTGATAGTAACTTGAAATAAGCTTGATCTGCAAAGCTGATTCTTGAGGCGTTGCCAAACCGATCCATCCATTTAAAAATCATTGTTGAATCAGATATTTACTACGGCTCTTAGATGAACAAAGAATCAAGCCTAGTTCAATTGTCCAACTATAGCTagagggtataaaaatatatttatatatatatatttccagGCCATGCTACTCATATTTCACTTCATTGCATTTAAATGCTTgttaataaaaatggaaatcaaTACCACCAGAGTaagaaaaagcaaataaaCGAGCAAAAATACACCAACAAGATGGAAGGCAAAAATCGTTGAAAGCGTTTACGCTTACAATTGGTTATTTCCTTTTTGCGCTGTGTgaaaaattgttcaaattgGTATTAAATCACTCAAGAATCACAAACAAATCATAAAGAAAAACCCAATAActtatacaaaaaaacacaagagataagaaaaaagcaaatatAAGCTGTTAGCTTACTCGAACATTGCAAATTTCAAAGACAAATATCAGTTATTCATTGGTTTTATCTTGTTGGTAGTTATGTCAATGGTTTTCAATTGATCTAAAATAGATTGGACAATATCATTTCACTGATCAAGTGTATATTTAGCTTTAAGGATTGCTTAATTCAAAAGAACTTTCGgaaatatgtttatttgatcCCAATAAACTTTGCTTTGGAACTTCAATGTTCGACATTTAATAATGTCCTTATAAACCGCTGCCTTCTTATCGGTTTCCAGTAAGGATAAAACATTTGCTTTTACAACTTCCTTAGCTACGCCCATGTGTCCATCAAATGTGGTTAACTGTCACAGTCAAAGTgggaaagcaaaaaaaagaacaaaatcaaaatcacagcgttaaaaatgcaaaaaaaaagaaaccatgaaaatggaaaaacaggaaaaacgcaaaaatcaattaattttattGGCCCTCTCTCTGTGTCGTTTTGTTCCGGTTTGACAAAACTGAAATGTCATTGTGGCAGTGGCTAGTAGTAGATTTGGCGAGGgaggccaaaataaaaaaccattttACCAAAATCCAATGATATATACtataaagatatatgtatgtatgttgggTATATATTGCGGCTTGGTTAGAGTATAACATTGGATAGGCTTATCAAATAGGTCAGCTTAACGATTAAAACCGAAATGTATTCGAATTTTTAAAGTACTTTTGTACGTTAAGCTATTAAACTATTTGAAAATCTACCAAAATGTATATTGAATATGCGCTTTCAAAATacatatttcaaaatgtatATTGAATATGCGCTTTCAAAATACATATTTCAACTTAGGTTCGAATGCCAAAGGAAATAAATTTCTAGCTCAAttctattttaaattattgttACACTTTTTACAGGCCGTTGCGTGTTTTTCAATCGTTTTCTTGAAGAAGAAACAAATTCATGTTAATTCGaattgttttatgtttttttgttaacaaGCCAGGAAGCAGTTTATTTCTGTTATTCCGGATGTTCAAATACAGCGGTAGATCCTGGGGATGAATTAGATATTGTTCCTTCCCGAGAATTTTACTTTTGATGGGTAATGGTTTCATCGCCGAAAACAATTCACTTTATCCTGACAAAATCTACAGCTAACATCCCTTCATAACTACATTTTATCTTATTAATTTAGGACATAAATCACAAAGTATTCTAACTACCCACAGTGTTAACAAGCAATTGTTCATATCCTCGTATTCCATTTGGAAAAGGAAACCGTATCAAATATCATTAAGCTCAAATGTTATAATAAATCTTATAAAAAAGGCTTGCAGATTAATGCAAGTATAACCAAGTATACTTGTACTTTAAGCATTTCAAGGTTGACATTTGGTTTTAGTTCCAGGTTTCCAAGGTTGACCAGACATTAGTTCAGAAATCTatcaaatttatgttttttacataaGTTTTTTACTATATAGAAATCGTatgtttgaaatttttaaggCCAGTTTCGCATATTTTCCTTGGGTAAGTGTATGAAAACTTCGCTAAATGTTTTCTAagggtttttcttttgtacCTTTTTTATCGTGTACCTTTTTTTTAGTGTTTGTCATTGGCTAGCTTTGACTCTATCCTGTCTGACATTGACAAAAGTGCAAAGGATTAAAAGTTGTACTCGTCCagcgaacacacacacacacacacacactcaaacacacacctTTCTGGGGGGATATCCCTTCCCCCTTTTTGGTAGTTAGTGAGAAATTGAAGTCACGTAGTTTGtgtgcaaatttttatttctttttcggTTCTCCGTTGACTGTCACTTggttgaaattgtttttggtttggttgaTGGTCTGGTTTAGTCGGGCTTGGGGGGGTTGGGGGATTCGTTCGGTCCCTTGATTTGGTTATGTTggctaaatttaatttttgtttagctGCCGCACTTTCTGATGCCATGCTGATTAAATTTACCCTGACATTTACGTGATTTCAATGCGTAATTTCTTAGAATTTTTGCGAGTTTTGTCGGTTCCCATATGGACGACGACTTGCCTAGACctcaaaacttttaattagTTTAGTGTCACACGAAAAATGCCCAACCGTCTCCATCCCCATCCAAGTTAGTTCCCTTTCTAGATACTTTTTCACCCTCTCGTGTTTTTTGTGTACtagatttcatttttatgaGGTGCCAAGTAGctccgtctctctctctttctctatctctattCACATATTTGCAGATTATTGAGATAAACGAGCAGCAGCATGTGTTAATGTCTGTTTGTTTGCCTCACAAAATGTTTGAATGCCAGAGcaccatatatgtatgtacatacaagggTTTACATTAGATCCTTATCGGTGGAATGTGTTGCCTTGGACACTCGGCACATCCAATTAACTTGACGACGCGTCGTCCTTCTCGTACTCTGAGTAGTTGGTAGTTCTTTTCATCTATCTCATGCTTCTTGGTAAAAAGGTGAAAAGTTCTAGCCAAATCAAATGTGCCAAAAGCATGGCATGGTGAGAATTCGCGTGACGGTCAGATAGTAGAAATCTCTGATAGTCAACTTTTT
Coding sequences:
- the LOC6639842 gene encoding lambda-crystallin homolog; its protein translation is MSHQKIGIVGSGLIGRAWAMLFTSAGYRVQLYDILDIQIETALQELNKELHQLEQKGSLRGQLKAKEQFELISVTSKLEELVQNAVHIQECIPEKLELKQELYGKLDEILECGTIVASSTSTFMPSLYSKDLSKKQQMLVAHPLNPPYFIPLVEIVPAPWTSAEAVERTYDLMVSIGQRPVKLKREIQGFATNRIQYAILNEVWRLVGSGIMTVNDVDTVLSQGLGLRYALLGSLETAHLNAPGGVKDYFQRFGGEISAVSATYGPTPNTLKEEETLDDIAQQCEKIVPLDKLSARRATRDAFLTELAKLKKQFE